From Ignatzschineria sp. RMDPL8A, a single genomic window includes:
- a CDS encoding AAA family ATPase produces the protein MSRKKEGAPQILALTKQYPNAFHKATWLHDYYRSILSRFEMGRAPNAILLSGEKGVGQRELGLELAKALLCQAPNQADLPQACNACQSCAWFNAEHHPDLIYLGGGREIKVDEIRTIQKFSVTKGESARKIVFLDEAERMNVSAANSLLKILEEPPSHLTFILTVERPRELPATILSRSQHYPILSPSENSVVTWLQNELTLNADTATLLYKLCFNSPFGALARYDVNFFSGVEEMATKLLNFLAVPSHAVKELEMLVKDEVKATLLFELLFLALRDALYKMPTLPALEGMVRYFSRIPAKNCLTRYERLVNIYADRHKQTRLDYALEAWFLSR, from the coding sequence ATGAGTCGTAAAAAAGAGGGCGCACCGCAAATATTAGCGCTCACCAAGCAATATCCCAATGCCTTTCACAAAGCAACGTGGCTTCATGACTATTATCGTTCTATCCTCTCGCGCTTTGAGATGGGGAGAGCACCCAACGCCATTTTATTAAGCGGTGAAAAAGGGGTAGGGCAACGGGAGCTCGGGCTTGAGCTCGCAAAAGCCTTATTATGCCAAGCGCCAAATCAAGCTGATTTACCGCAAGCCTGTAATGCCTGCCAAAGTTGCGCTTGGTTTAATGCAGAACATCACCCGGATCTTATTTATCTTGGGGGCGGGCGTGAGATTAAAGTGGATGAAATTCGGACGATCCAAAAATTCTCCGTCACTAAAGGGGAATCAGCACGGAAAATTGTTTTTCTAGATGAGGCAGAGCGGATGAATGTGAGCGCTGCCAATAGCCTCCTTAAAATTTTAGAAGAGCCGCCAAGTCATCTTACATTTATTTTAACGGTGGAGCGCCCGCGGGAATTGCCAGCAACCATTTTAAGCCGCTCGCAACACTATCCTATTCTGAGTCCAAGTGAAAACAGCGTGGTTACTTGGTTACAAAATGAATTAACTCTAAATGCCGATACGGCAACGCTCCTCTATAAGCTCTGTTTTAATTCCCCTTTCGGCGCGCTTGCGCGATACGACGTTAATTTTTTTAGTGGTGTCGAGGAGATGGCAACAAAACTGCTCAATTTTCTCGCGGTGCCAAGTCACGCCGTTAAAGAGCTTGAGATGCTCGTTAAAGATGAGGTTAAAGCAACGCTCCTCTTTGAGCTCCTCTTTCTTGCCCTTCGTGATGCGCTCTATAAAATGCCCACACTCCCAGCATTGGAGGGAATGGTGCGCTACTTTTCCCGTATTCCCGCGAAAAATTGCCTTACCCGTTATGAAAGACTCGTTAATATCTACGCAGATCGCCATAAACAGACCCGTTTAGATTACGCTTTAGAAGCTTGGTTTTTAAGTCGTTAG
- the rsmH gene encoding 16S rRNA (cytosine(1402)-N(4))-methyltransferase RsmH: MSNDSFKHKSVLADESLAGLDIKPDGIYVDATFGRGGHSRLILNELKGAGRLISIDRDEAAEAHAKLHFADDDNFTFCRGNMSGIEAHLKSIGIEKVDGVLMDIGVSSPQLDDASRGFSFMRNGPLDMRMNQAEGMTAVEWVMTTPLETMIQVFRDYGEERLAARIAREIVKEREEREISTTFDLVEIITRVNPLRQGRKQKHPATRVFQAIRIAINSELDELRLALSGAVNSLAVGGRLVVISFHSLEDRIVKNFMRDRSEVKDLFPDLPILITDSNPDLKLIGRAIKASDEECERNIRARSAVLRIAEKIK; the protein is encoded by the coding sequence GTGAGTAATGATTCCTTTAAACATAAAAGTGTCTTAGCTGACGAAAGTTTAGCGGGGCTTGATATCAAACCAGATGGCATCTATGTCGATGCAACATTTGGTCGAGGAGGGCACTCACGTCTGATTTTAAATGAGTTAAAGGGGGCGGGGCGACTCATTTCGATTGACCGAGATGAAGCGGCGGAAGCCCATGCCAAACTCCATTTTGCTGATGATGACAATTTTACCTTTTGTCGGGGCAATATGAGTGGCATTGAAGCGCATTTAAAATCGATTGGCATTGAAAAAGTCGACGGCGTACTGATGGATATCGGGGTGTCGTCGCCACAGCTTGATGATGCGAGCCGTGGATTTAGCTTTATGCGAAATGGGCCGCTCGATATGCGGATGAATCAGGCGGAAGGAATGACCGCCGTCGAGTGGGTGATGACAACGCCGCTTGAGACGATGATTCAAGTATTTCGCGATTATGGGGAAGAACGGTTAGCCGCAAGGATTGCACGTGAAATTGTCAAGGAGCGAGAAGAGCGAGAGATTTCCACCACATTTGATCTGGTTGAAATCATCACCCGAGTGAATCCGCTAAGGCAAGGGCGTAAGCAGAAACATCCCGCAACGCGCGTCTTTCAAGCGATTCGGATTGCGATAAATAGTGAGCTCGATGAGCTTCGTTTAGCGTTATCAGGGGCGGTGAATTCCTTAGCCGTTGGTGGGCGTTTAGTGGTGATCTCGTTTCACTCGTTAGAAGACCGAATTGTGAAGAATTTTATGCGCGATCGCTCGGAGGTGAAGGATCTATTTCCCGACCTTCCTATCTTAATTACCGATTCGAATCCGGATCTGAAATTAATTGGCAGAGCGATTAAAGCGAGTGATGAAGAGTGCGAGCGGAATATCCGTGCGCGAAGTGCAGTTTTGAGAATAGCAGAGAAAATAAAATGA
- a CDS encoding pilin produces the protein MKNLQKGFTLIELMIVVAIIGILAMFALPAYQDYTKRTHVAEGLSLAASAKSAVTEYYASNGVWVKAVDGGEEDLNKVAGLESATSIKGNAVDSVAIGGTDTVTGGEGNTITITYNEKVGKVDGGKDSDNKPLTVGATVILKAKDAGGSVIWACDKGTAGGTVDAKYRPANCRTAPANWADKP, from the coding sequence ATGAAAAATTTACAAAAAGGTTTTACATTAATCGAGTTAATGATCGTTGTTGCGATCATCGGTATTCTTGCAATGTTCGCACTTCCTGCGTACCAAGACTACACTAAACGTACTCACGTTGCAGAAGGTCTCTCTTTAGCAGCATCTGCAAAATCTGCAGTAACAGAGTATTATGCATCGAATGGTGTTTGGGTTAAAGCAGTTGATGGTGGTGAAGAAGATTTAAATAAAGTTGCAGGATTAGAGTCTGCCACATCTATTAAAGGAAATGCTGTAGATTCAGTGGCTATTGGTGGTACTGATACTGTAACTGGTGGGGAAGGTAACACGATTACGATCACTTATAATGAAAAAGTAGGAAAGGTAGATGGAGGTAAAGATTCTGATAACAAACCTCTTACTGTTGGTGCAACTGTTATCTTAAAGGCAAAAGATGCAGGTGGTTCTGTGATTTGGGCTTGTGACAAAGGTACTGCTGGTGGTACTGTAGATGCTAAATATCGCCCAGCGAACTGTCGTACAGCACCAGCTAATTGGGCTGATAAGCCATAG
- the mraY gene encoding phospho-N-acetylmuramoyl-pentapeptide-transferase yields MLYALLSYLSESWGALRLFQYISMRAIMAALTALILSLFLGPAFIRYLQRLQIGQFVRTDGPESHLSKQGTPTMGGLLIIFSILVSTLLWGDLTSFNVWIVLFVLVSFGWVGFLDDYRKVVKKQSLGLTAKEKYLYLSLFGLIATCALYFTAKTPQDTALLIPYFKNLAIPLGIAFIPFVYLVIVGASNAVNMTDGLDGLAIMPTIMIAGALAIFSYVAGHSVYAAYLALPYVENGGEMVIICAAMVGAGLGFLWFNTYPAQVFMGDVGALSLGATLGVIAVIVRQELVFFIMSGLFVIETLSVMIQVISYKTRGKRVFRMAPIHHHFELKGWPEPRVIVRFWILTVILVLIGLASLKIR; encoded by the coding sequence ATGCTTTACGCATTACTCTCATATCTCTCAGAATCGTGGGGCGCGTTGCGTCTCTTTCAATATATCTCAATGCGCGCAATTATGGCGGCGTTGACAGCACTGATCTTAAGTCTCTTTTTGGGCCCCGCTTTCATCCGTTATCTACAACGCCTGCAGATTGGGCAATTTGTCCGTACCGATGGGCCCGAATCCCATCTTTCAAAGCAAGGGACGCCGACCATGGGTGGACTTCTCATCATTTTTAGTATTTTGGTGAGCACGCTGTTATGGGGCGATCTAACCAGTTTTAATGTCTGGATTGTGCTCTTTGTTCTGGTGAGTTTTGGTTGGGTGGGCTTTTTAGATGATTACCGTAAGGTGGTGAAAAAACAATCGCTCGGGCTAACGGCGAAAGAGAAATATCTCTATCTAAGTCTCTTTGGGCTGATTGCCACCTGTGCACTCTATTTTACCGCGAAAACCCCGCAAGATACGGCGCTCCTCATTCCTTATTTTAAAAACTTAGCGATTCCACTTGGAATTGCGTTTATTCCCTTTGTCTATTTAGTGATTGTGGGGGCGAGTAATGCGGTTAATATGACCGACGGGCTCGATGGGCTTGCGATTATGCCGACCATTATGATCGCTGGCGCGCTTGCGATTTTCAGTTATGTCGCGGGGCACTCAGTCTACGCGGCTTACCTTGCGCTTCCTTATGTAGAAAATGGCGGTGAGATGGTTATTATCTGCGCTGCGATGGTGGGTGCGGGCCTTGGATTTTTATGGTTTAACACCTATCCTGCACAAGTCTTTATGGGCGATGTGGGTGCGCTATCCCTTGGGGCAACGCTTGGGGTGATTGCGGTGATTGTGCGTCAAGAGCTCGTCTTTTTCATCATGTCGGGGCTCTTTGTGATAGAGACCTTGTCGGTGATGATTCAAGTGATCTCATATAAAACTCGCGGGAAACGCGTGTTCCGCATGGCGCCGATCCATCATCACTTTGAATTAAAAGGGTGGCCTGAACCGAGGGTGATCGTTCGTTTTTGGATTTTAACGGTGATTTTAGTCCTGATTGGGCTCGCATCGTTGAAGATTCGCTAA
- a CDS encoding malate dehydrogenase, which translates to MKKPVRVTITGAAGNIGYAMAFRIAAGDMLGPDQPVILQLLEITPALEALKGVVMEINDCAFPLVQDVIATDDLNVAFKDADYAMLVGARPRGPGMERKDLLEANGAIFGPQGKALNDHASRDVKVLVVGNPANTNALIAMKNAPDLNPRQFTAMTRLDHNRGLSLLAEKTGTHINDIKNLIIWGNHSSTQYPDLSKTTVNGKPALSLVDREWYQDSYIPQVQQRGAAIIAARGASSAASAASSAIDHMRSWALGTQEGDWVSMAVPADGSYGVEEGIIYSYPCVCKDGGYEIVQGLEIDEYSQAKMDATEKELREEADAVKALLG; encoded by the coding sequence ATGAAAAAGCCAGTAAGAGTCACGATTACCGGTGCCGCTGGGAATATTGGTTATGCGATGGCCTTCAGAATTGCAGCAGGTGATATGCTCGGTCCTGACCAACCTGTAATTCTACAGTTATTAGAAATTACCCCTGCGCTTGAAGCGTTAAAAGGTGTGGTAATGGAGATCAATGACTGTGCATTCCCACTTGTACAAGATGTGATTGCAACGGACGATTTAAACGTTGCATTTAAAGACGCAGACTACGCAATGTTAGTGGGTGCGCGTCCACGCGGTCCAGGAATGGAGCGTAAAGATCTTTTAGAAGCCAACGGCGCAATCTTTGGCCCTCAAGGTAAAGCGCTTAACGATCACGCAAGCCGTGACGTTAAAGTATTAGTGGTCGGTAACCCAGCGAACACCAACGCACTAATCGCGATGAAAAATGCTCCGGATTTAAACCCAAGACAATTCACTGCGATGACTCGTTTAGACCATAACCGTGGTTTAAGCCTCTTAGCTGAGAAAACTGGAACCCACATCAATGATATTAAAAATCTTATCATCTGGGGTAACCACTCATCGACACAATATCCTGACCTTTCAAAAACCACTGTAAACGGTAAACCTGCACTTTCGCTCGTTGACCGCGAATGGTATCAAGATAGCTATATCCCACAAGTTCAACAACGTGGTGCAGCGATTATCGCAGCGCGTGGTGCATCATCAGCAGCATCAGCCGCCTCTTCAGCGATCGATCATATGCGCTCATGGGCACTTGGCACACAAGAAGGTGACTGGGTGAGCATGGCGGTTCCTGCAGATGGTTCATACGGCGTTGAAGAAGGCATCATCTATTCATACCCATGCGTATGTAAAGATGGTGGCTATGAGATCGTTCAAGGGTTAGAGATTGACGAATACTCACAAGCGAAAATGGATGCAACTGAAAAAGAACTTCGCGAAGAAGCGGATGCAGTTAAAGCACTTTTAGGTTAA
- a CDS encoding cell division protein FtsL, with amino-acid sequence MILGVMVMALGMYSVANTQQSQELVREIESVAKENHRLTEDYKKLKLEESTLITEALLDESSREQLGMVVPESSAIVYVIEAPAMGNVAARNAQEAEQYSMRN; translated from the coding sequence ATGATACTTGGGGTTATGGTGATGGCTCTTGGCATGTACAGTGTTGCGAATACGCAGCAGTCTCAGGAGCTTGTGCGCGAGATTGAGAGCGTCGCAAAAGAGAATCATCGATTAACGGAAGATTATAAAAAGCTCAAACTTGAAGAGAGCACGCTCATTACCGAGGCGCTTTTAGATGAGAGCAGTCGCGAACAGCTTGGCATGGTCGTTCCGGAGTCAAGCGCGATTGTATATGTGATCGAAGCACCGGCGATGGGCAATGTTGCAGCGCGTAACGCTCAAGAGGCAGAGCAATATTCGATGAGAAATTAA
- a CDS encoding UDP-N-acetylmuramoyl-L-alanyl-D-glutamate--2,6-diaminopimelate ligase, giving the protein MRLAELLKPFVDNAVLKADWGALEIGGLSSDSRYAKAGDLFFALRGEHSHGLAFLDALREKEVSAIVYEAAEGYEIPSDLPAIEIENLTALLPKIGYAFYQNAIESLTLMGVTGTEGKTSVTQFVAQAFEHLGQSCALIGTNGIGFLGELKENTHTTPDLLALYRSLSEINQAFDVKYKGEEGACKRPCTLEVTSHALAQKRVENLRFLVTAQTNLTRDHLDYHGTIEAYAAEKAKLFYEYESVSSVLNIDDGLGKSLYHGLQERIPSRILYPYGQGKCDHPNFLQIQALTLTHSGLAFTLQFQGKQYALESPLYGSFNAYNLTAMVGILLSYGIEMEAIVGILPRITHVKGRMERVELKNGAVALVDYAHKPNALLQALKSLREHLSEGQLTVVFGCGGDRDRGKRPLMAEIAEAHADRVVITSDNPRSEDPQAIIDEIKTGLKTPESSSILEEISRQKAIAMALSETQKGDIVLVAGKGHEDYQILADRVIHFSDIEEIERFNRE; this is encoded by the coding sequence ATGCGACTTGCCGAATTATTAAAACCGTTTGTGGATAATGCTGTTTTAAAGGCTGATTGGGGGGCGCTCGAAATTGGCGGGCTCTCGTCTGATAGCCGTTACGCAAAAGCGGGCGATCTCTTTTTTGCACTGCGGGGCGAGCATTCTCATGGACTAGCCTTTCTTGATGCGCTACGCGAGAAAGAGGTGAGCGCAATTGTTTATGAAGCGGCAGAAGGGTATGAGATTCCAAGCGATCTTCCTGCCATTGAGATTGAAAATCTAACCGCGCTTCTTCCTAAAATTGGCTACGCCTTTTATCAAAACGCCATTGAAAGTTTAACGCTGATGGGGGTGACGGGAACGGAAGGGAAAACCTCGGTGACCCAATTTGTCGCGCAAGCCTTTGAGCATTTAGGGCAATCCTGTGCGCTCATTGGCACCAACGGGATTGGATTTTTAGGTGAGCTCAAAGAAAATACTCATACAACCCCGGATCTTCTTGCTCTCTACCGCTCCCTTAGTGAGATTAACCAAGCCTTTGATGTCAAGTATAAGGGTGAAGAAGGAGCATGCAAAAGGCCTTGCACGCTGGAAGTCACCTCCCATGCACTTGCGCAAAAACGTGTGGAAAATTTACGTTTTTTAGTCACCGCACAGACCAATTTAACTCGCGATCATCTCGATTATCACGGCACGATTGAAGCTTATGCGGCGGAAAAAGCGAAGCTCTTTTATGAGTATGAGTCGGTTTCGTCGGTGTTAAACATCGATGACGGGTTAGGAAAATCGCTCTATCACGGGCTGCAAGAACGGATTCCAAGTCGGATTTTATATCCCTACGGGCAAGGCAAGTGCGATCACCCTAATTTTTTACAGATTCAAGCTCTCACGCTGACTCATAGCGGCCTTGCGTTTACGCTGCAATTTCAAGGCAAGCAGTATGCGCTTGAAAGCCCGCTCTATGGCAGTTTTAATGCCTATAATCTCACCGCGATGGTGGGGATTTTATTAAGTTATGGCATTGAGATGGAGGCGATTGTCGGAATTTTACCGAGGATTACCCACGTCAAAGGGCGCATGGAGCGAGTTGAGCTTAAAAATGGTGCGGTGGCACTGGTGGATTATGCCCATAAACCCAATGCATTATTGCAGGCGTTAAAATCCTTGCGGGAACACCTTTCGGAGGGGCAATTGACCGTGGTCTTTGGTTGCGGTGGCGATCGCGATCGTGGGAAACGCCCCCTTATGGCCGAAATTGCTGAAGCGCACGCGGATCGTGTCGTGATCACGAGCGACAATCCCCGTAGTGAAGATCCGCAGGCGATTATCGATGAGATTAAAACCGGGCTAAAAACGCCTGAAAGCAGTTCTATTTTAGAAGAGATTAGCCGTCAAAAAGCGATCGCGATGGCGTTATCAGAGACTCAAAAAGGCGACATTGTCCTCGTTGCGGGGAAAGGGCATGAGGATTACCAAATTTTAGCCGATCGCGTCATCCACTTTTCAGACATCGAAGAGATCGAACGTTTTAATAGAGAATGA
- a CDS encoding penicillin-binding protein 2 produces MKAASKRTGTPKKKGDKPALLQRIGQFNLPNWRRQLVLFALFVVAGILLTGSFYRQVTQADKLIAEGNKRYRKIENTNAVRGSIYDRNGNSIAVSVDVESIAINPKQLIHNPYKIALLAHVLERDPNEFYQAVQKRQNTHFLWIARHISPKMAHLVRQIEGDGISLIKEYKRYYPDAEITSHLLGFTNIDDEGIEGVELSYDEWLSGTNGKYRLTRDGRGRLLDREVLTAEEPGRDLTLTIDRQIQIVAYRALKAAVIKHKAKGGTVVVANAKTGEILAMVNQPAGNPNRAKDRATPGLLRNRAITDVFEPGSTMKPFVVATGLETGKWRPDTTIKIGSYFRVGRHVVRDVGYAKELDVASVLIKSSNIGVAKIALSMDPDILWRKYKMLGIAEKSHLGLVGEVPGTVTDLSAWKRNEFEYATKSFGYGLSVNTLKLAQMYTVFANKGVYKPLRIVRSNYQLPETRVFSPESAETVLYLLEDVLNKSKGGSGWRGQVDKFRVAGKSGTVRKLENGRYSDNKHRSFFVGIAPVTDPEFIIAVMIDEPTEGGYYGGLVAAPIFSEVMGNTLRIMGIRPDGMMRMPKLQLISQ; encoded by the coding sequence ATGAAGGCAGCTTCAAAGCGAACAGGAACCCCTAAAAAAAAGGGTGATAAACCGGCGCTACTTCAACGTATTGGGCAATTTAATTTACCCAACTGGCGCAGACAACTGGTGTTGTTTGCGCTTTTTGTTGTGGCGGGAATTTTATTAACCGGCTCTTTTTATCGTCAAGTGACGCAAGCGGATAAGCTGATCGCTGAGGGCAATAAACGCTACCGTAAAATTGAGAATACTAACGCGGTGCGCGGTTCCATTTATGATCGCAATGGTAACAGTATCGCGGTATCGGTCGATGTGGAATCGATCGCAATTAACCCTAAACAGCTCATTCATAATCCCTATAAGATTGCGCTGCTTGCGCATGTTTTAGAGCGTGATCCCAATGAGTTTTATCAGGCGGTGCAAAAACGTCAAAACACTCACTTTCTTTGGATTGCGCGCCACATCTCTCCAAAAATGGCCCATCTCGTCCGTCAAATTGAGGGCGATGGTATTTCGCTAATTAAAGAGTATAAACGCTATTATCCCGATGCGGAGATCACCTCGCACCTGCTTGGATTTACCAATATTGATGATGAGGGAATCGAAGGGGTGGAGCTCTCGTATGATGAGTGGTTAAGTGGAACGAATGGGAAATATCGCCTGACGCGCGATGGTCGCGGGCGACTGTTAGATCGTGAGGTATTAACGGCGGAAGAGCCTGGGCGCGATCTCACCTTAACGATCGATCGTCAAATTCAGATTGTTGCTTATCGAGCACTTAAAGCGGCAGTGATTAAACATAAAGCCAAAGGCGGAACGGTGGTGGTCGCCAATGCTAAAACCGGTGAAATTCTCGCAATGGTGAATCAGCCAGCGGGAAATCCGAATCGTGCCAAAGATCGCGCTACGCCCGGGTTACTGCGAAATCGTGCGATTACCGATGTCTTTGAACCGGGGTCAACCATGAAGCCATTTGTGGTGGCAACGGGATTAGAAACGGGAAAATGGCGCCCTGATACCACCATTAAAATTGGCAGTTATTTCCGCGTTGGCCGGCATGTAGTACGCGATGTTGGGTATGCCAAAGAGCTTGATGTGGCCAGCGTTTTGATTAAATCGAGTAACATTGGCGTGGCGAAAATTGCGCTCTCGATGGATCCTGATATTTTATGGCGTAAATATAAAATGCTCGGCATTGCGGAAAAGAGCCATCTTGGCCTTGTTGGAGAGGTGCCGGGAACGGTGACCGATCTTTCGGCATGGAAGCGCAATGAATTTGAATATGCGACAAAATCGTTTGGATACGGTTTGAGCGTCAACACGCTGAAACTTGCGCAGATGTATACGGTTTTTGCCAATAAAGGCGTTTATAAACCGCTTCGCATCGTGCGCAGTAATTATCAATTGCCGGAAACTCGGGTTTTCTCGCCAGAGAGTGCGGAGACGGTGCTCTATCTGCTTGAAGATGTACTTAATAAAAGTAAGGGCGGCAGCGGTTGGCGTGGGCAGGTGGATAAATTCCGCGTCGCTGGAAAGTCCGGAACGGTACGAAAATTGGAAAATGGGCGCTATAGTGATAATAAGCATCGCAGCTTTTTTGTCGGCATTGCGCCGGTGACGGACCCTGAGTTTATTATCGCTGTGATGATTGATGAGCCTACTGAAGGCGGGTATTATGGAGGGCTTGTGGCCGCTCCGATATTCTCTGAAGTGATGGGAAATACGTTACGAATTATGGGGATAAGGCCTGATGGAATGATGAGGATGCCGAAACTGCAACTCATCTCACAATAA
- a CDS encoding pilin, translating to MRSNLQKGFTLIELMIVVAIIGILAMFALPAYQDYTKRTHVAEGIQLAASAKSAVTEYFASNGKWPAKKQGDTTTNKQAGIAEPSDITGNAVKSITVLDAPTDSAGQVGTITTPIQGNDIEIKYNTKVEDNAIVVLRAWDTGGAVRWSCDGKETETTSGSTTTKQKLQTKHLPSSCRDLTAPTAS from the coding sequence ATGAGAAGTAATCTACAAAAAGGGTTTACCTTAATTGAGTTAATGATCGTTGTGGCGATTATTGGTATTTTGGCAATGTTCGCACTGCCTGCGTACCAAGATTATACAAAACGGACGCACGTTGCCGAAGGGATTCAATTAGCCGCATCTGCTAAATCAGCGGTCACGGAATATTTTGCTTCCAATGGTAAGTGGCCAGCTAAGAAACAAGGAGACACTACTACGAATAAACAGGCTGGAATTGCTGAGCCTAGTGATATCACAGGGAATGCGGTTAAAAGCATTACCGTGTTAGATGCTCCAACTGATTCAGCCGGTCAAGTAGGAACGATTACAACACCTATCCAAGGTAATGATATTGAGATCAAATACAATACTAAGGTTGAGGATAATGCAATTGTAGTGCTTAGAGCATGGGATACCGGCGGTGCAGTACGCTGGTCATGTGATGGTAAAGAAACTGAGACAACTAGCGGTAGTACAACGACTAAGCAGAAATTGCAGACTAAACATCTTCCTTCAAGTTGCCGTGATTTAACAGCACCTACTGCAAGCTAA
- a CDS encoding pilin: protein MQKTKTKGFTLIELMIVVAIIGILAMFALPAYQDYARRAHVSEGLTLASTAKMAVVYHYITNDGKWLMKSDLSAGQTSLNEIVGLAKPTEITGGAVNSVEILEAEKAQGISGNKVVVRFNQKVTKTPNAFVTMQAWDNGTTMQWSCGSEDQDAIPNKYLPVVCRDLTNPATRS, encoded by the coding sequence ATGCAAAAAACTAAAACAAAAGGCTTTACCTTAATTGAGCTAATGATTGTAGTGGCGATCATCGGTATTTTAGCGATGTTTGCGCTCCCTGCGTACCAAGATTATGCACGCCGTGCGCATGTGTCGGAGGGGTTGACGCTGGCATCGACTGCGAAAATGGCGGTGGTTTATCATTATATTACTAATGATGGTAAGTGGCTCATGAAGAGTGATTTATCCGCTGGGCAAACGTCCCTCAATGAAATCGTGGGGCTTGCAAAACCTACTGAGATTACAGGCGGCGCGGTGAATTCTGTGGAAATTTTAGAGGCGGAAAAAGCGCAAGGCATCTCTGGTAACAAAGTAGTGGTACGCTTTAATCAAAAAGTGACGAAAACGCCCAATGCATTTGTCACGATGCAAGCGTGGGATAATGGAACGACGATGCAGTGGTCGTGCGGGAGTGAGGATCAAGATGCGATTCCTAATAAATATCTTCCGGTCGTATGTCGTGATTTAACTAATCCTGCTACGCGCTCTTAG
- the murF gene encoding UDP-N-acetylmuramoyl-tripeptide--D-alanyl-D-alanine ligase → MKLSEASHIIHGTLHGEDAHFFGASSDTRLLAPGELFFAWKGDNFDAHQFLESAAAKGAIAAVVERFIPSAELAQIVVDDSQKALAVLAKAWKKEWQGTTIALTGSNGKTTLKEMIRSILSLRHSVLATEGNFNNHVGCPLTLLKLSEKHDIAVIEMGANHAGEIAYLTDLVGPDIAIINNAGPCHLEGFGSIEGVANAKAEIYQGLTDNGVAVINSDDTYAPLWKEKAAGHKQITFGVYEKAQADLTYEIIEGMTFVLRYQDKSVEVSLNLLGAHNIRNSAAAAAAALMAGATFEDIKQGLEALMPVKGRLEPIAYRDHITLINDAYNANPNSLKAGINALKSPDRWVVLGDMRELGSDEIKLHKECGVYAKDAGVTRLFTLGDLSKHMTLAFGEGAAHYNSHDSLFNALQAALNDYSGEALEVLFKGSNSMNMPLVINALLKR, encoded by the coding sequence ATGAAACTATCAGAAGCAAGTCACATTATTCATGGCACTTTGCATGGCGAAGATGCTCACTTTTTTGGTGCAAGCTCTGACACGAGGCTTCTCGCACCGGGTGAACTCTTTTTTGCGTGGAAAGGCGATAATTTCGATGCACACCAGTTTTTAGAAAGTGCGGCGGCAAAAGGCGCAATTGCGGCGGTTGTTGAGCGATTTATTCCATCGGCAGAGCTCGCGCAAATTGTGGTGGACGATAGCCAAAAAGCCCTCGCCGTTTTAGCCAAAGCGTGGAAAAAAGAGTGGCAAGGTACCACCATTGCGCTTACCGGATCAAATGGTAAAACAACGCTCAAAGAGATGATCCGCTCCATTTTAAGTCTGCGCCATTCGGTGTTAGCGACTGAAGGCAATTTTAACAATCATGTGGGCTGTCCATTAACGCTCTTAAAACTGAGTGAAAAACATGACATTGCCGTGATCGAAATGGGCGCAAATCACGCCGGTGAAATTGCTTATTTAACCGACTTGGTTGGGCCTGATATCGCCATTATCAATAACGCAGGCCCTTGTCATTTAGAAGGGTTTGGCTCCATTGAAGGCGTTGCGAATGCGAAAGCGGAGATCTATCAAGGGTTAACCGATAATGGCGTTGCCGTTATTAATAGCGATGATACCTATGCACCGTTGTGGAAAGAGAAAGCCGCGGGGCACAAGCAGATCACGTTTGGCGTCTATGAAAAAGCGCAAGCGGATTTAACTTACGAGATTATCGAAGGAATGACCTTTGTGCTTCGCTATCAAGACAAATCCGTTGAAGTTTCGCTTAATCTCCTTGGCGCGCACAATATTCGTAACAGTGCGGCAGCGGCAGCGGCGGCGCTTATGGCGGGGGCAACCTTTGAGGATATTAAACAAGGGCTCGAGGCATTAATGCCGGTGAAAGGGCGCTTGGAACCCATTGCCTATCGCGATCACATCACCTTAATTAATGATGCCTATAATGCCAATCCCAATTCGCTGAAAGCGGGGATTAATGCCCTTAAATCCCCCGATCGTTGGGTGGTGTTAGGGGATATGCGTGAGCTTGGCAGTGATGAGATTAAGCTCCATAAAGAGTGCGGTGTTTACGCGAAAGACGCGGGCGTAACCAGACTTTTCACCTTGGGCGATCTTTCCAAACATATGACGCTTGCCTTTGGTGAGGGTGCGGCGCATTATAACTCGCACGATTCGCTCTTTAATGCGCTACAAGCGGCGCTCAATGATTATTCAGGGGAGGCGCTTGAAGTGCTATTTAAAGGTTCAAATAGTATGAATATGCCTCTTGTTATTAATGCGCTGTTAAAGCGTTAA